The genomic region TACAGCATCAATATTTCATCCATGGTGCGTCTCCTAAAGTCCAATTGTGGGTAAGTAAATGAGCTACTGCGGGCGGTGCCCGAGCACGCTACTTCCCTTCCGACTCTAGCCCGCTGAGGGAATGTAGTTAGTCGTCGTAACCGATTTCACCCAAGCCCACGTCGGAGCCAGCAGCAGCGTGCTCGGCTTCATCATCGTGGGTTCGCCCGATATTGAGCAAAATATCGCGTTCTTGTTCAGTCAAAGAGCGCGGAATTTGGGTTTCAAGGTCAATGGCAACCTGGACGCATTCCACTACACATGCGGTGCGACCATGCTTATCTTTGATTTCTTGGCGCGTCACGAAAGAGGTGTTGCCCACTTCAACAACTTGTGATTCCACAAGTAGCTGCGCGTTGCCTTCCGGTTCAATCGGCTTGCGGAAGTCCACATCGAGGTGGCGGACAAAGGCAGCAAAATCAATATCTTGTGAATAGAAATTATCTTCTGCAAAAGCCAGGCGCGCTTCCTGGGCAATTTCCACATAGTTGGCATTCATAATGTGGCCATAGCGGTCAAAATCAGACCAGCGAACCGGAATGTAGTACGTGTGGATGGAATCTGAAGCCATAAGGCGGCAATACTCCTTGGTTTATTTCCCAGTTGAACCAGCGCAGGAATACCCCACAACTGGCGCTAACCTGGTCAAATCATAAAATTAATAGGTCATATTAAACAAGAGGCGATAGCACACGGTCTTCGTGCACTATCGCGTCCAGTCTATCGAGGTTATGCGTGGTGGAGAATTATTTCCCCACCACACCACATTAACGAGTCAGCTTGCGGTGGGTCACACGGGAAGGACGAGCGGCTTCTTCACCGAGGCGCTCAATCTTGTTCTTCTCGTAGTCGCCGAAGTTGCCCTCGAACCAGTACCACTGGCCTTCTTCGATGTTGCCTTCCCACGCAAGAATGTGGGTACAGGTGCGGTCTAGGAACCAGCGGTCGTGAGAAATGACCACGGCACAGCCAGGGAACTTCTCTAGCGCATTTTCCAATGAACCCAGGGTTTCTACGTCCAAGTCGTTAGTAGGCTCATCGAGGAGGATCAGGTTGCCGCCCTCTTTCAGCGTCAGCGCCAAGTTCAAACGGTTGCGCTCACCACCGGAGAGTACCTTCGATGGCTTTTGCTGGTCTGGTCCCTTGAAGCCGAAAGCAGACAGGTAAGCGCGCGATGGCATCTCATTTTGGCCGACGTGAATGTAGTCCAGGCCTTCCGAGACAACTTCCCACACCGTTGCTTCGGGATCGATGTTCGCACGGTTCTGGTCCACATACGACAGCTTGACGGTGTCGCCAACCTCCACGGTGCCGGAATCTGGATCTTCCAAGCCCACGATGGTCTTAAACAAGGTGGTCTTACCTACACCGTTCGGGCCAATAACGCCGACGATGCCGTTACGCGGCAAGGTAAAGGACAAATCCTTAATCAGGACACGGTCATCGAAGCCCTTGGTCAGGTTCTTGGCTTCAACAACCTTGTTACCCAAGCGTGGCGGAGTAGGAATCTGGATTTCTTCAAAGTCCAGCTTCTTGTACTGCTCAGCCTCAGCCGCCATTTCTTCGTAGCGTTCCAGACGAGCCTTGTTCTTTGCCTGACGTGCCTTCGCACCAGAGCGAACCCATGCGAGTTCATCCTTCAGGCGCTTGCGCAGCTTGGCGTCCTTCTTGCCAGCAACCTCGAGGCGCTCAGCCTTCTTCTCCAGGTAGGTGGAGTAGTTGCCCTCGTATGGGTACAGCTTGCCGCGGTCAACCTCACAGATCCAGCCAGCGACGTGGTCGAGGAAGTAACGGTCGTGTGTGACGGCCAAGACAGCGCCAGGGTAGTTTTCCAGGTGCTTTTCCAACCACTGCACGGACTCAGCATCCAAGTGGTTAGTAGGCTCATCGAGCAGCAGCAGGTCTGGCTCGCTCAGCAGCAACTTGGCCAAGGCCACGCGGCGACGCTCACCACCGGAAAGCTGGGTTACCGGGGCATCGGAAGGCGGGCAGCGCAATGCTTCCATTGCCTGCTCAATCTTGGAGTCAACTTCCCATGCATCGGCTGCGTCGAGTTCTTCCTGCAGCTTGCCCATTTCGTCCATGAGCTCATCGGTGTAGTTGGTGGCCATTTCTTCGGCGATGGCTTCAAAGCGCTGCTTCTTTTCGAAGATCTCACCGAGACCTTCTTCAACGTTTTCGCGCACCGTCTTTTCTTCATTCAGCGGTGGTTCCTGCTGCAAGATGCCAACGGTGGCACCGGGATCCAAGAAGGCTTCGCCATTGGAAGGCTGGTCAAGACCAGCCATAATCTTCAGAATTGAAGACTTACCCGCGCCGTTGGGACCTACAACACCAATCTTTGCGCCTGGGTAGAAAGCCATGGTGACATTGTCCAAAATGACCTTGTCGCCGATGGCTTTACGCACGTTTTTCATCGTATAGATGAACTCGCCCATGTCACTCCCTAAAATTTCGAGTTTTTATCACCCCAAAGCGTACCCGACAGATCAAATAAATGAACGCCTGCCACCGGTGTTATCCAGTAGCAAGCGCAGAATTCGGTCGGTTATTTATCGAGTGGGCAATAAATTAAATGCGAGCTAGCACCCCAACAAACCACTGCCCATCACCAATGATGGTGGTCACGGCAATAATTCGGGATAATTTAGCCTTTAAAAATTGGCCACCATGTCTTCTTCTTTGACTGCCTCGTCTTCGCGCGCATTATCAGCAGATTCAGCAGGCACAACCTCGACATCGGTTTCATCAATGACATCATCATTGTCCACGGTGTAGTCCTTATTAATGTGCAAAGCTTCACTACCGGCGTTGAGCACGATGCCTTCTGGGGTATGCATGGCATCCATGCGTTGAGAGGCCAAGATATGGCGGTTCATATCGATACCAACTTGCAGGCCACGCAAGTAAGTACGCTCGCGCTGCTTTTGGGTCTCATTATCCGTCCAAGTATCAGTGCACAACGAGCCGAGTGCGATAACGGGCATGCCCTTCTTCAAAGACTTAGAGGCATTAATGGCCAGCTGGCCCCAGATTTCAATATTCATATACACGGTATCGCTATCGCGCCATTCCAATTCGCCATTGGCATTGGTAAAGCGGCTGCGGCGGGAAGAAGCAATGCGCAAGCGGGTATTGACTTTATCGCCACTGAATTTCGTTACAAAAGGATCATCGGTCAGGTTGCCAGTAATAGTAATGGTGTATTGAGACATGAGAATGCATCTTTCTGGTGAGGTTTTCATTCGAGCGGATGCTCTTAAAACTCATCATTCAGGTGCCACAACTCATTGAAAAGACCAGAGACAAAAACCTGTGGACAACTTTGATGACTCGTCACGCAAAGTGTCAAGTTATCCACAGCTAAGTAGATGCCACCGTTAAAAACGAACAGACCGCCACTAGCCATCGATAAGCTAGCAGCGGTCTGCGTCCAGCGGCCTGCGTCCAGCGGTCTGCGTCCAGCGGTCTGCGACCCTAATGCCTTATTGCTGGCGGAAATGTCCCTGGTTTCCGTCTCGGTTAAGCTCGGCCAACATCTTGTTGTACTCGTCCATATCAATATCGCCTTCGACCTCTGCCTTGGCATCGTAGAACCGCGACTCGGAGCGGTCTTCGCGCAGCCAGTCCAAGGCGAGTTTGCCAAAGACAATAGCCAGCGGGAACTGCCCAAAGCCCCACGCGATACCGCCGCCAACTTTTTGATCATCCAAGAAATCATGCGGCCATGGGATTTCCAGTGACTGGTAATAAGCCAAGCCCATAATCTCTGTCAGCTGCATGAGATAAACACCCATAAACAGGTGAATCGGCATGGAAGCAAACAAGATGCCGAGGCGAATAATGGTCGAAGCACGCTTAGGCAGCGGGTCCGGTCCCACTACTTCCCAGAAGTAGATATAGCCGGAAATCAAGAACGTGAAGTTCATCAGCACGTGCCCGGCGTGCTCCGAGATTGCCAGCTGGTACAGGTCGTTGGACAAATACAGCACCCAGAAGAAGAACAAGAACTGCAAGACGTTGACGATGGGATGGGTGATAAACGCCAAGGTCTTCGACTTCGTCAGCGCCACCACCCAGTCATGGATAGTGGGCTTGCCGGGACGACCAGGTTCAAATGCTTCCAGGATCAACGTCAGCGGGGCACCTAGGACCAGCAGGAGTGGAAAGACCATGGATAAGACCATGTGTCCTAACATGTGCATGGAATAGGTCGCCGGGATGTACATGCCCAGGCCAGTGGACATATAGACGGTAAGCCCCAATGAGCCCAACATCCACCAGGTTGTGCGTGCCTTCGACCAAGACAGGCCACGCTTGCGCAAATTCCACAGCGCGTAGGCATACAGCGTGGCCAGGACAAGACCAATGGTGCCGAACATGATGTCAAAGCGGAATTGCGTGAGCATATTGCTCATTTCCGGGGCTTCTTGGAGTTCAAAGCCCATGACAATCTGCATGGAGTTCAGGTTCGGATCCCGCGGTGGTGGCGGCGGGGTGCGCCCCATTGTGATGGCCACACCGGCAGTTGCTGCCATCACGGCCACTTCCACGATTGAGACACGCAGAAAGAGGCGTGGCTTTTTCTTCAGCTGCGGCATGGTGATTTGTCGGTGGACAAAACCAATGAAAATCAGCACCAAGGTCAGCGCGGTTTTGGTGACGATAATCAGCCCGTAGCGGGTGGTAAACCAGTCCGAAAATTCAATGCGAATTGCGGCATTGATCAAACCAGAAATGACCATCGCACCGGCCGCCACCAGCGCGAGGGTGGAATAGCGGCGCACGGCCGTAGACATGTCCGGCCCCAGGCGTCGTCCGTGGGCAATCAGACCTAAAAGCCCGCCAATCCACAGGGCCATAAACAACAGGTGCCATAAGAAAGTGTTGGTGCCGTAGTCGTGGTCGCCGCCGGAGGCGGAGTGACCTTCCATGCCCAGCGGCACAATCATCAACACGGCCAGCACAAAGAGCACCGGTTGCATGGACCATTTGTTATTCACCAACGCCAGCACGCCCACGACAATGGCAATACCGGTAGTGATCAGCCAGACCTGCGCCGTGGCTACTTGCTCCAGCGCCATCGACATCATTTGTACATTGAGTACTTGGCCAATCGGGGTGCCGGAGACATCCGACATGACCAAAGGGGCTTCCAAAAGGCCAATGATGGCAACACCAAAGGCGGCAACAGCGCCGGTTCGCTTAGCGATGAACCCGTCCACCGTTAACCTCGCCTCATTTAACCGGAAATTATCCTTATCTGGAATATCCGGGCTAATGAAAAACGCGGTGGTCATAAAGGAACCGATGGACAATGCCATCAAGATCCATGCAATCGCGCGGAAGAAAGGCAGCCCGAAAGTCGTGAGCCGCCCAGGATCGGGAATGCCCAACGCGGCCAGAGAATCCGCGAGGAAAAACAGGGAAATAAAGCCGCCAACGAGACCAGCAATGAGCGCGGCGACTACATAAATAGGCCACGAGGAACGGACATTGCTTTTCGGTGGGACGGCGGGTTGTGCCGGCGATTGCTGCGAGGTCATCGACATGGCCCTTAGTATACTGAGCCAAGCTCAGGCCTCATAAATGTTAGCGACCGACTCCGTCACACCTGCCAGTTCAAGATTTCTTGAACCATGAGCTAAAATCACCCATTGTTAGTCCGCAAGGTGCACAGCCGATGTTTTG from Corynebacterium ammoniagenes DSM 20306 harbors:
- a CDS encoding cytochrome c oxidase assembly protein, giving the protein MSMTSQQSPAQPAVPPKSNVRSSWPIYVVAALIAGLVGGFISLFFLADSLAALGIPDPGRLTTFGLPFFRAIAWILMALSIGSFMTTAFFISPDIPDKDNFRLNEARLTVDGFIAKRTGAVAAFGVAIIGLLEAPLVMSDVSGTPIGQVLNVQMMSMALEQVATAQVWLITTGIAIVVGVLALVNNKWSMQPVLFVLAVLMIVPLGMEGHSASGGDHDYGTNTFLWHLLFMALWIGGLLGLIAHGRRLGPDMSTAVRRYSTLALVAAGAMVISGLINAAIRIEFSDWFTTRYGLIIVTKTALTLVLIFIGFVHRQITMPQLKKKPRLFLRVSIVEVAVMAATAGVAITMGRTPPPPPRDPNLNSMQIVMGFELQEAPEMSNMLTQFRFDIMFGTIGLVLATLYAYALWNLRKRGLSWSKARTTWWMLGSLGLTVYMSTGLGMYIPATYSMHMLGHMVLSMVFPLLLVLGAPLTLILEAFEPGRPGKPTIHDWVVALTKSKTLAFITHPIVNVLQFLFFFWVLYLSNDLYQLAISEHAGHVLMNFTFLISGYIYFWEVVGPDPLPKRASTIIRLGILFASMPIHLFMGVYLMQLTEIMGLAYYQSLEIPWPHDFLDDQKVGGGIAWGFGQFPLAIVFGKLALDWLREDRSESRFYDAKAEVEGDIDMDEYNKMLAELNRDGNQGHFRQQ
- the ettA gene encoding energy-dependent translational throttle protein EttA; this translates as MGEFIYTMKNVRKAIGDKVILDNVTMAFYPGAKIGVVGPNGAGKSSILKIMAGLDQPSNGEAFLDPGATVGILQQEPPLNEEKTVRENVEEGLGEIFEKKQRFEAIAEEMATNYTDELMDEMGKLQEELDAADAWEVDSKIEQAMEALRCPPSDAPVTQLSGGERRRVALAKLLLSEPDLLLLDEPTNHLDAESVQWLEKHLENYPGAVLAVTHDRYFLDHVAGWICEVDRGKLYPYEGNYSTYLEKKAERLEVAGKKDAKLRKRLKDELAWVRSGAKARQAKNKARLERYEEMAAEAEQYKKLDFEEIQIPTPPRLGNKVVEAKNLTKGFDDRVLIKDLSFTLPRNGIVGVIGPNGVGKTTLFKTIVGLEDPDSGTVEVGDTVKLSYVDQNRANIDPEATVWEVVSEGLDYIHVGQNEMPSRAYLSAFGFKGPDQQKPSKVLSGGERNRLNLALTLKEGGNLILLDEPTNDLDVETLGSLENALEKFPGCAVVISHDRWFLDRTCTHILAWEGNIEEGQWYWFEGNFGDYEKNKIERLGEEAARPSRVTHRKLTR
- a CDS encoding acyl-CoA thioesterase, producing MASDSIHTYYIPVRWSDFDRYGHIMNANYVEIAQEARLAFAEDNFYSQDIDFAAFVRHLDVDFRKPIEPEGNAQLLVESQVVEVGNTSFVTRQEIKDKHGRTACVVECVQVAIDLETQIPRSLTEQERDILLNIGRTHDDEAEHAAAGSDVGLGEIGYDD
- a CDS encoding single-stranded DNA-binding protein, translating into MSQYTITITGNLTDDPFVTKFSGDKVNTRLRIASSRRSRFTNANGELEWRDSDTVYMNIEIWGQLAINASKSLKKGMPVIALGSLCTDTWTDNETQKQRERTYLRGLQVGIDMNRHILASQRMDAMHTPEGIVLNAGSEALHINKDYTVDNDDVIDETDVEVVPAESADNAREDEAVKEEDMVANF